The nucleotide window AGTATAAATGCGCATATCTTTCCGTAAAAAGAAAcctaattttctgtttatttaaacATAAGCGCTTGTTAATCCATTGAACATAGATACTCAAATTTACTAATAGTAGTCTCTATGTCAATTTCAGAttacaatacaattattaaaatacaatataattaacgtAAGGAACGATTTTGTAAGAGTAAATGCCTGTACTATTGATACACATATATTGACTTTGAGAAAAGTTGGTCACTCCCCCATGAACGAAGGCCAACAGCTATCACTTTGGTGGTATAATAGCCCTAATCTCGGTGTACTGCTGCTGTGTAGACATTTATGTCGTTAAATCTTTTTCTGTCTTTCTATTCAGTTTCTGAGTAATCCTTTGatcttttataataatgttattcattcttttgtaatacatttttcaggATATTATTTGTAAAGTCTTGTAttcgataaatttttaaaagattcaatttgaaataatgGGACATACCTATTATAACAgacaaattttcatatattatagacagaatgtaattatgtaaataatagaattaatttatagttaaatcagtattatatgttattattaaaataaaaagatgttACTTAAAATGCTTGTTGTAGAAGTGTTTATTACCTAATGTATTGTACATACTTCGTAAGTACTTTATGCtgtatgaataaatttaaagaaGAGAAGTGTTGAAAAGACATTGCTGGcagaatgattttaaaaatgttatgttaCATTGAAAAAATGGAACATGGCAATTACTgattacatataaaaaatatatttattatgtagtaattgtaatatataactgaaaatttgtaatatttaggatttatgaaacaaaaaataaaataactcattattttttgttttctagTAAATTTATTAGAACCTTTTTTTACTACATCGTTTTGTCTGTTTTTTATTTGGAGAAAGAGACACCATGggtatttttgtttcttctgtAATTCATATGTTATGAATGGTTTTCTGAATTGCAAAATTTccttatttaaaatgatttcatgtcgttcgaaagaaaaaaaattatttctataaaaggAGCACACAAAAAAACACTCtgaagtaataattttattaaatatagattaataacaatgatgttattatttttctgtatccGTAAATATTGATTTGAGAGtttatataaagatttataCATTCAGTcatgtttcttttattaatacattcgtGACCGGAAAATTTGTCGCTTTTATAGTATTTGttgccagtgaaaatgaaaaaattttgaagcTAATTGCCGCAAATTTCTAACGTTAAAACAGggacaaaaattaagaaattttttaaaaatattggtcATGTAACGATCTGTTGTTTCAAATGAAGAAATCCTAAATGGAAAAGAGCagaacagtaaaatattttgaaagttatatttgaaaatacatGAATTCACACCAGTGGTCGCGGTTGTATTAACAAAtacactgccggtcaaaagtttgggaccacTTAATATGTAACgccacaaatgaaaaattatatatcttataaatatgtaaaataaaataacaaaaagtatatatttttacatttgattAATACACATATGTCCGTGTTCCTTTATACACAAAAATTCCCCAAAGAAGTTGTTTAGAGAACacggaagtttttcttttaaccgatgtattggtctgaaacttttgaccgacagtgtatattcaatttttatatgcaTCGAATATGTAATCGAAAACTTTTCAGTATTAGTGCACATGATATCTTGGTGCTTCTCATTAATAATCTATTTACCATTTTCTTGGTAAAAGAGATTCGCGGGGCATCGAACTGAATATCATTCGAGGTGTGACCATCGTGACATTTCCGACATAAGACTTATCGTGAACTTGCACGTAAACTATTGTAATCGAAATTTATATGCGCTAGTCGATCGGATTGCCTCAGTATTGCACGGGTTCACGATGGTCACCTTTAGGAGGATCGTCCTTTTACGTGTCGGCAACGAGCATCAGCTGCAAAAACTACGAATATTTTGCGTTGTCACACGACCAATGTAAATGTTTGACCGACGATAAATGCTATTGTATTTCTACCGCTGCGGAGTACCAGTGCACATTTACAGCGACTTATCTTGACACCGCGGATATACAAGTATCGCGGGCGTGGTCCTCATGGTCAGATATTCTCCGACGCAACTATACTTTACTCAAATAATGGCTTAACCCTTTTTCCTCCCGGCAATCAATGTTTGTTTTAGTAGCTATTGTACTTATGCATTTCTACTGTAGCTCTTTAATGGAAGTTCAAAGGATATTCTCTTGTTTCGCAAAacgaataataatgaatacaaGTGTACAGTGAGTCTTTTAATATTCTTAGAAGAGTTTTAGTAATTtgagagaaaaaaatattatgtgagttgattttatattaactaATATCTGATATATAATTACcgtcataaatattttaattttgagtataattacaatatttaattttgaggtATAATATAAAGTAACACTAGTCAAATTTTTGCTAAAACTATTTATTACATCTTCCAACCTTTCAATGAATAACGAATTAGATCCAGTTtcgaaaaatttttttaattattttgtattttgtattgttttttttaccaacgtaaataataaacataaatacaaaaaaaatgtgTAGTTATTACctgtaaattttatgtaataatatcatAGATAGTACAGTTAGATTTTTTACCCTTGTGCAAATGCTTAGTGTATTATAAGAGGAGTCACTTAAGcacaagtataaatataataataaatttcatagaaattaatagtttttaatatcattattagttctatttaatttattattgattgtcAGTATGTTAATTAGCTTATTTTATTCACGTCTACctttttctgaattttattttgtattcttaaatttttcattcataaactttttattctacattattcTGTATAGAAAGTAATTCTTCTCAtgctattaaatttttaatcagTTTCAAATGTATTTGAAAATCTGTTTTTGTATACCtatttcaaaattgtttctCCTGTGTattaaatgttcttttatttcaatcatagataattttcattttggTAGAATTCGACACTATGATgaagaaaagaattaaatatgatGATTGTGTTAAAAGACAAACGTTTCCAGATCaaccattttaaaaatattatttattacgaatTTGTACATACATCGTAAAATAACGTACGCATGCAGGCATATTTCGGTGACATGAAATTACAGTAAGGAGAAAGGCAAGGTTCTCCTTTCTTCCAATATCAGTAATGTTCACGTTCTCTTGAgtaatcaaaattttatattcatatctGCGGGCAATTTTGTAAAGTGCGCCGCATGCAGAAATATTGATATTCGGTGAATTTATTTGGGCATAATTTTTCGAACGCGATCATATCAGATACGACTGAACACGGACGTTTGATAGTTactaaaaaagaaacagaactGTCTTGCGTCAGAATCGTTAATTCATTATGATCGATGGCTGGAATGATACTTGAAGTATGTGGGCGTTGGTCCTGTACTTGTCACCTTCAAATTCCAATCGatgtgaaataaatgaaaaaatcgaacgatttattatgaatatataaaaataaaagagacagTAGCTGTAGGGTTCATTATACTAGCTTGCACACTGAAATAGAACTGTATAGTTGATCTGATTGGACAGTACAATTTTAGATTGTTCGAtacatatgaaatttaaatgccGATCATAAAAAGCTTTAAATTAGCGTCATGTATGCATTTATCGTTTAGAAAAATTGGTTTGCATTAAGTTGAGAagcaaaaatattcaatttattcttttcacctatttatttctgtaaaatatagtgATTTAATTTAATCGAGTGATCAATATTACTGTGACATTTATTATTGGATTCtatgtaaagaaaatataattcaaaaagatattatattaataacttacattttactttttgaaatatttatcgatCAAAAATCCTTTATAGTTAACATAAATGTATTGCATAATCAATCATAATTAAAATTGGTAATTCTTaatcaatttaaatatctttattcttagtaataaataataatatttaatgtttgtgATGGTAGTTTAGTTCGATAAAAATTTaactgtttaaaaatttatgttaatcaaaaatgatttcattgttaattttatacaactAACGATACTTCACAGGTATAATAGTGCTCAGAAGCAAAacataataattagtaatttaaattatatgtatatttatgtacattatatgtgaatttttttatttgtgcgataacataattttacatatatgGATTGCTGTATTCGTGTTTACTTTAAAGAATAGAACATTCATTTCTTCATTCTTTTCGTCCAAAAGTCTTCTCTgttacagtataaaactataagtaTATTATCGATCATGAGTGTAAGATAATAAAGTATAGATTTACGGTTGAGGAAGAGTTAAGGAATCGGAACACATTCAATGTATGTAACCAAAAACTTCATAAGTTTATGGAATCGCTCTTGGTGCACACAGAAACAGAAAGATCTTTACGTAAAATTTGTTTTACTCTtaccttttattttttaaacttacaGGCCTTCAATTTGCCCGGATTAATCATATTAATGCATAGCTGAGAAATAGGGCACGGCAAAATTGGCTAttgttaaaatttctttaaccaCCGATGTTTATTACACAAGGAGTCTCTCTTTCATTGAAAAGTCGTTTATCACGGGATGGAAGAATTATAAAGATCCTTATGTATTCATTAAAATCAGCCAGCAAAGGATAATAAAAGATCGTATAAGcgtagaataataatttatcgctACCGTTACGCGTGCATAACCATGCGTGAATCACGGAATTGTCGTGCAAGTGTAACGTGCTACCAAGGAATTACGAAATCTATAGTCGTGCCACGTGCGCGCGAGACTTCactttttcattctattttaaTAAGGTCCTGGTTCCGGCTGCATTTACTATGCTCTGTTATCCGATTAATTGTTCTCGGATAGGATATTTATTCGGTAAAATCCAAGATCCTCAATACCAAGTAATCAATGAATGAATCATTCTATTCACTGCGTGTATTTCCAATTGTGTTATGCGATTCTAAGTATTGTCTTTACTCATTCATTACAGAACAAATCATCGGTTATgcagtaatacaaatattttaagtaattgTCTCTGTTAGTTAATGAAACGTATAGGTTCCTTTTGCATTCATAGAATTTATGTAACGATTATCGTGAAGTAGAACATAAACCGACGACCATTAACACgtgtaattgataattatagcGAACAAATTGATTTGTAAGTTCAATTTCGTTTCACGTAAACATATACAGTGAGAGATAAAGGTATCTGTAAAGCGAaaacagaattattattatttgcttttattttttaagatttatcaagattaatatcattttatttatcaaataaacatttctattacatttcttcaattttttttatttatgtatttatgatatttagtattaaataactTATTATTGTCGTAAATAGGCGGATATATACATTCATTAATCATatgataatttaaacaaattaaaattctgtAAGAGTCGATTTACATCTAAGTGCCACATAGAAATTTACATAATGTACAAAATGTAAACATATCGGCTTTTTACAAGATTTTACACAAAGCGCTTCGTAAATATCCAAAACACATTTTACCTTCCAGTAATACAAAGTGATCAATGAAAGATTGTATTATTCTGTCTCAATAAACGAACATAAacggttaaaaaataaaaataggtatCACATTAAATTAATAAGCAGTTCAGTTCATATTAATTACTAGCACTGTGTTACACGTGGAGCAATTTATGCTCGCAATAATAATCCGCCTGTGTACAGGCACGTTTTACGCTTTGGAAAGTGCTCGTAATAATTCTCGATCTCGTACAGGGGCTTCCTTCCTCCAAGGGTAAGGAAAAGTGCCTGCACGTGTTATATTGCAGTCTCGTTAGATTGCAAACGTTTTCAATCCGTTCATTGTTGATTGCTGAAGGAACCGGGAGCAGTACACCTACTACGGGCCTTTGCACACCAGGCATCTGGTCCCTTTTCAGCCTTTTCCACAGGGTTACCGTCGCATACCTACTATCGATACACATTCCACATCTCGTAGTTTCACATTGTTCTTTGAGCCTATTAAATGGTATTAAGTAAGAGTTTTCGATCtagattattaagaaaattgtgaaACCTACAAGTTTATAAGTATAACCGCATACCTTGTTAACGGTAAGGATTCTGTATGCAGATACACTGTCGTCGATaagtattttgaatttatttctttaaaactaaaactaccgtgcagttaaattgactttttgaaatcctcctataaaaactccaagagcgcatcatttattgagactttgattAATCtagaatttagtttgcgtactaccaaattaatttctttaataactgctcagagaaacatctgttatttctGTAATcactgcaaaaagaagaaattaagaatgggtcattttgactcgtctggtagttttagtgttaactttcTCTTCTATAACATCGAGTTAGATTTGCGATGAAAATTTCCAATTAAGttcgataaatttaaatgttatttatttattttcaagttttcaagaaTTATCAAGTTCTTTTCTTTGTCTACTATACTATCGACAATAAAACAGTTGTATCAAACACCGTTTTGAAAGAAATCAGAACAAggagttaataatttattgtaatttgtatgttttttatataaagattagTTATATTACGACttcaaaagtaattttttaaattgattttggtTATGAAAtgtctaatattttgttatctaaatttaattattgcaattttattcATACATTTCAGCCCCAAGAAGgtactattttcaatataatttttattattagaattatttttctacaatacagataaataaaagttttacagcttattatctatttattcgatttcatttttcattttccaaaatCAATTAAGCtgacatttaaattattttattgtatacttttcatatgaaaaaagaaagataaaggcGTAAGATTTTTAGTTGaagttataattttgttagtcgAAGAACTTGATCAAGTAACTAATGGTGACCCGTCAAAAGACAGTTTCTCGCAATTAATCAAGCTGCTCCTAACATTACCTGctctgaaataattgaataaagtaGATTGTAAACttttaaaggaaaaataaaaaagaagcaaACAGaccaataatattttcaatgaagtaTTTACTCACTCAAGCAATATTTGATTTGTTGTCAAAACTTTGTGCGAAAGTGTACATATTAGTATGAGGCAATAAGGAGAGGTATTTTTTATTGGAGAGGGTTAATTGGTGTTCATATGTATACtgcatatttgtaatatatcttGGTGAAAATTCTAGAAACTgatagttttgacagtttctAAAGAATTATgctacaaatgaaaattataataaattaaaatagtatGTAATGAAGTGTTTGCGACTGTTTTTCTATTACTGAAAGAATTCGAGTCCAACAGCATGTGTAAAGTCGatacgtataataataatagacatAGGGTGCTTCCTTAAATTGTATACGTTCAAATATctattaggttggtgcatatgaaatgtcggatttttaagtgaatatataaaactgcatatcttttttcaaaagctgtttattcaattaaaatatgctccatttgcttcaatacacttttcccaacgagattttaatgcataaatgcctgtcgtaaagaaattctgatctttagtatcaataaactctgatatggaatttttcaggctgtcttcattttcatactgtttagcccgtaaaaactgttctaaatgtttaaaaaaatgaaattcggtTGGCAAAAGATCCGGTGAATAAGCTGGGTgctgcaaaatttcatattttaattcatttaatttcgcaattgttttgtaCTACGTATGCGGCCGAGAGTTGCCGTGAAGTATTGGGCCATGTCGATTAACAAAAGATGGGTGTataattttcgatttttcatgcatttaattaatatactagCAGTACTTTTCGGCTGTAATTATTTCCCCAGTTCGAAGGAATGAGTAGTGAATTATTCCAGTCATATTCCATcaaactattattaaaattttttgtgGATGAAGTGATGGCTTTGGAGTATGAGCACAAGCCTCATCTCTATCAAGCCATCGAGTACACCTTTTCCTATTGTCGTAAAGAACccatttttcatcacaagtaACAATCCGATCGAAAAAGGGCAGTCGATGAAATCGGGTTAGTAATGATGCGCATATGTTCAACCGATTCAGCTTATTTCGCACGGTTAGTTCGTGCGGTACccacttatctatttttttcaccttgccaatttcagaaaggtgTCGCAATATTGTTGTGTGGTTAACTTTCATTCTAGTAGCAAGTTCTTTTGTAGATACAGTTGGATTCGTGTCTACCAATGCTTTCGgagcatcatttttcacagatgttttgggtcttccacgtggttcattttgtagggaaaatcaccagaccgaaaattttcaaaccaatgctgcacttttcgatcgttaacagtatTATCCCCAAACGTCTGGTTTATATTGCGTGCGACTTTTGCATTAtatatcggtataaaattcaaaacaaataacaaaagggaacacttttgagaaaattttctttgttgaaatgtgactctggcaatggacagtaggactataaacgaggttatgccaaaaacaaaagcataacgAAAACAGGGAGACAAACGTTCACGTGGAAAGAAAAACTGACATTTCGTATGCACCAACCTATTAATAGGTTGTTGTATTACAGGTAGTATCCTGTATGTGACattgtaaagaaatttcaatatccACTTAATTTTTTTTAGGAAATTGTATATCTTGTTCATAATATCATAAGATTTcttaaatcgaatatttttaatgattaaataaagtattatatgtaataaaaaatgatcaaTTAATGAAATTCCAAAAACTCGGATCTGTATGTCCTATTGTACAAGGTAAGTTATTTAACAATACCGCCTAAgtttatatgtaaattatttattgtagaaaacgatgtttaaacaaaatttattcgatattaagcggtgtacaaaatgtattaattagtttttataaCTAATATATCTTCTTTTATGTTATAGcaaaatacgtaaaatattttcgatttctttacaATGAGATGAAATTTGCATTATAATAACAAACATGAATTGTATTTAATAGTTTTgccataaatatataatatataatgaatttatgattatgcaaatttaaaacaataaatatcaattattattagatatttattttctatcgtcctaatatgaaatattcatataaaaatgttatctaatttttataaaatattcaattaaaaataaagctatactgatgataaaattacaaaataataagtattctaaaactagtttaatattttatgttataattgtattttcaaaattggtactttctattttatacttttacatactCACCATGTAATTTAACGTTggaaagtgtaaataaatagCGCTCAAATGTCAAGTATCACTGAAAACAATAGGAATTtacgaaagagaaaaaaaaaacaaaattataatttcgtaGGATATTATGTCTATCCATTAACaatctatttaaaaatgattttattgtacTATGAAGAAAACTTTTACTTCCCATTTGTATTAGGTAATTATAGAGATTACCACAATAAAATACTTATTCAAAAAAAGAGAAGATATTTTaagacaaaaaatataaaatggtaCACAGTGatagtttaaaatatatatagataataattGCGATCACCATCATTTTTCTGTagttacaaatattaatttcggCTGTACTGTAATATTTTAGATCGCTGAAGTTCAACATCATAGGTTTTACAAGTACAATGAAACAAATAGTTCAACAATTTTTCGcctaaatgtatttttattcttacCTTAAATGAGGAGCTTTGACAATCTTCAGAAATCCAGATTTAGTATGTGATAGATTTATCAATTTACCATTttctttgataaaaatattccttttttctttatcactagattaattttatatctacGACGCAGCTACAAGTATAGCTGAACGTTCGTTGTTTCGATAGTGACGAATTTTAATCCTTTATGAGCGAGAACTTTTTAAACCTTTAAAAACTCTGtccataaaaaattgaattatgtacCAAAAGcttaaatatcagaaaaaagaaaaccacgTATCAATCTCTtagtagttgaataattaaatgattcttttgcagctttcgattttagatataaaAACTCGAAGTCGGCATGACGACGACATTCAATCGTAAAGTGTTAAGATTGGTCATACACACTATTGGTCAGGTCTTGATCATCTATCGgttcaatcaaatattcttcagttgttgAAAATGCAAGTGTTCAAGCTATGAATCTTGGTCTAATCTCAGTTTGATCTTGTTCTATCTTTGTTCATTGAAAACAATAcacaagaaaagaatttttagcAGACAGAGTGCGGGCCAATAGTGTGTATTGAGCCTAATCAACTTTCGATTTTCTCGCATTCAAtgtttaaaacagaaaaaatatataatcactTTTACAAGAGTTCCAACAGTTCCTGTCAATCGTGGTAGTTTATACACTACTGGTCAAAAGTTTGAGACCACTTGATACGTAACGTcgcgaattaaaaattatataccttataaatatataaaataaaataattgataattatatatcatacgcaaaaacttttcaataaaagttgtttataaAGATGGAAGTTTTTTTAACCAATGTATCGGCTCCGAACTTTTGACATATATATACATCTGAATGAATTTCATTgagataatattgatattagtgAAGTTGATTTTTTGTGGGAGATGGAATAGGAGCAGGAACAAAATTCCTCCCCCGTTCACGCTTTGTATTTATGATTGTTAAATCAGTCCTTAACAActtaaagtattattaaaataagacaTTCAGATTTTTCAACTATTTTTTAgtgaaattagtaaaattcaaaaatttgaataataaattttgctacacaaatacatatataatatatccttAATTTGAAACACATGAAAGttcgaatattcatttgaaatttttcgttaAGGATGTAACGCGTTCTTTACATTAAATACGcgactaaattatttaaaaacaaataccAGCAAGGCAAATATCAGTGAATACAAATACTCAATAATGTAACCAACTAGGCAATAATGCAATGCATAGAGAGTACCACttattaaactgtaatttctgttaattacatttacaactattataaataaagcAAAGAATAGCAGATTGTTAAGTGTATCTGAATCCtcgttaattatatttgtaaaattgtttagCAGTGTGATGATCGACACAGTTTTCTGTTCTTCGGTAATCAAACGTCGAATATATACGCATGTTTATCCTTTCACAATTATGTTCAATGCTTAATTTCTTATAGAAACGGTAGCAGgaaagtaaaaaatgaaaaggtGCAAAATAATCGTCATGTGCTGTGCGTGGGGCATGGATCTGACCCCCTTTCGTTGTCAGTCTTTTCTTCGGGTTCAGTGGCGTGTGTCCATTCACGCGGTGTATACTATCTTGGTACTGACGTTTTCGATGCACTTGACGCATATTGCATTCACGGCTGTGTTTTATTGCCGCATTGTTGCTACTTCAAGATTTTTAGAACCCATACATTCCCATGTGCAACAATAACATGGTAAATGCCCACGACAAGGCAAGTTTTTAACGAATATGTAATGCAGAATTCTAATATTCCCGAGTTGCAATCGATTGCATTGTCCTTTGTGTCGTGAAATTAAAAGGAATGGAATAGattagttatttttattattaatctataattacattatatacataATCATTAATTCcagttataaaatgaatttctccATAAATATATTACGatcaaattttaatagttaTTCTGTGATATTAGTCAGCAATAAGATTAATGGAGTAATAAAATCAAGTCCTATTGCAGAAATAGACTAATTTGACACTATATAGACTAATTAGATTAATCTATTGAAGAAACAGTTAGCTATAGTTACATACTTTCCATTCTGATATTTGTCATTATGCACCAAGAAAAATGTTACTGATTTATTGTTTCAAATTAATCTTTTAGACCAAAccaatttgttatatttttcagtaatttaaatattttatatacataatgatgattaaaatatcaattataaaatgttaaatgttaatttaatattcatagttgatattgttatattttattcaatcgtaATAATGAACTAGTATGCTCATGTATAGGAATAATAAGTTGATACAATTAAGATTCTAATAAACAAACTGCCACCATATATAATTACTTGGGAAACAGATTTATCTATTACATAcctaaataaacattattacatatttaaatacctACTTTCCTGACTAGACTAATCTGTAGTTTAAGCCTTCAAgatttaatactatttctacCTAAGGTGTCAAAAAACACCTTTTGAAAGTTTAATCGAAAAGTTTAAGTCGAAAAGTGAATTCAGAATACACCACtaaatctgaaaaattattttaaattaaaaattcgaaaggtGTCTGTTAACACCTTTGGTAGAAATAACGTTAATAGTCTTTAAGATTGACTGTTGAAGCACGATTGATTCAAACTTTTCACAACACtattatgtattaaaaatacatagctgtataaaataatatattgcaataataTAGTATTTCAACAGAGTAATAATGCATTAATacttaattcattaattctgaattcaaatgattattttcaaaaatagagGTCCCAAGTTTAAAtgtgtattaaaaatacatttgtaatgaatatattcgTGGTTTAGCCCGTGTAGTTTTTATCTTACTTAATACACAGGTATTTAAGTAGTTGCTTAAGCTCGGGTTCTAGGCCATGCCGATAATTGGAACTTTTCTATAGATTAATAATCATATAAAAGACTTGAATATATTAACTCTTCgcattcgacaatatttttcattagaaatattcattgttttctgcTAATATATTGATGATACTATTTGTACCTAACACAAAGGAAAATCTTATATAAGTTAAGGGTAAGAACTATGTTGCTTCTATGGTTCATATGTTGATACCTACCAC belongs to Nomia melanderi isolate GNS246 chromosome 12, iyNomMela1, whole genome shotgun sequence and includes:
- the LOC116426356 gene encoding LOW QUALITY PROTEIN: uncharacterized protein LOC116426356 (The sequence of the model RefSeq protein was modified relative to this genomic sequence to represent the inferred CDS: deleted 4 bases in 2 codons; substituted 1 base at 1 genomic stop codon), with protein sequence MQVCDGNPVEKAEKGPDAWCAKARSRCTARFLQQSTMNGLKTFAIXRDCNITRAGTFPYPWRKEAPVRDRELLRALSKALEFEGDKYDQRPHTSSIIPAIDHNELTILTQDSSVSFLVTIKRPCSVVSDMIAFEKLCPNKFTEYQYFCMRRTLQNCPQI